The window TGCTCGACCTCGGCCGTGGTTGACCGCTTGGCGGCTCATTCCATTGATCACTGGTCGACCTAGGCCAAACTGCCCATGATGATTTGTAAATCACTCATGATAATCACCTTCGCATGCCAAATTTTCTCAGTCTGATTTTTACCCACACagttttaatctccacaaataGAATACAAATTacgaataaaaaataataatttccttGAGATTGTTAGTAAATTTGTAttactataataaataataaaaacaacaaactttctgtaacaagaaaaacaaaaacagaaagtTAGCAGCAGCAGAATATTGAAATGATTTCTGGAAAAACAATTCGAAataatcgagcccactgaatgcacagtgtgtccttaaggaaattatttcccTCAAATATCCGATGtgctggaatattatcctcccaagatagaacgatttaactcaccagagtgttggtaccaaaaatgCTGATGAAACAGCGAACCACTCGAAAGCTGTAAAACACACTGAATATTTTgcgcaaaagaagaagaagaagatcagaaaattttgtgaggaaagattctgggattcaaagcaTATTTATAGACTTTCTGgcactgtttctgaaaggttgcaatttttttttgcaatatttcaGAAACAACCATGACTATATTtctgtttgaaatattgcgggaaaatggatttaaaataatGGGTCGCGTCAGGGGTCCTAGTTTATTTTggattgaaaggaattttgtccaaaaagattaatcaatcaatcattgcTCAAATCCGAAGCTGAAGCCGAGTCGAGCGAGCGACAACGACAGCGCGatgcttgccttcttcttaactctttaagagatagaagaaaagaaattgtatatatatatatatatatatatatatatatatatatatatatatatatatatatatatatccatcaaaagtcttttcttcctccaatatggaacaatgtccctttgccaaggagggaaactcaagtatatttcatttttcctccatttcctaTTCACCATCTTTAAGCTAAATGAAGCTTAAAAACCCCAACAATTTAACCATAGATACAGAATAATATCCTCCTATAAATGataagaaattttcaaaaaattgtaAGTACTAATTTTTCTTATCTAGTAATTAGAATATTTATTTGTGTCGATATAACCAATATATTATTTTTGATAATATAGCAATATATTTATACTGTCAATTTTTATGAAAGAGAAAAACTccacaaataagtaaagattaaCCTTTATGAACCAGTAGTCTGGCCACTAAGCCACTTTATTTCTTctcacatttttttttttttagaatagcGGTGATACGAGAAATCTTAATTTTTATCTAATACTTTCTTCGTCTCGATTTATTTGAGATAAAATGTAAGATAGAAACATATTTAACTTTTGATATTAAACAATAATGTGTACTATTAAATCTCAGTGGGGCATACAAGCCATTTTAACACCTACACACAAAAAAGTTGTAATACTAAAAAAGATTTTGTAAATATTATGTGTGGTACTAGTACTTTGTATATTTGTTTGTGAGCCAGTCAATTCTTGAGTTTTTTTAACTGATAAGTTTATTCATCAAACCAAAACAGAGTACATTGAGCTGAGTGTATTATTAATGACAAAGATGATTGTGGACTCATTTTGGGTAATTAGTTAAAATCTTataagtatgataacatacacTTTTTGTGATATACCAATGATTTTAACATAATTAAGTACTAATGACTGTGCACCTGTATGTTGAAGGAGAGCTAAAGCTCCACAAGAGTTCTGGTCCAGTCTAGAGTCTAGACAATAAATACAACAGTAGAAATATACCATtatagagtataaatacaacaaTAGTAATTAACACGCACATTTGCCAATTTGATAGCCTACATATTAATGCGCAAGTGTATTGACAAATACATATATCATATGTCAACCAAATATGGTACTCCACTTGCTGGAATCCAAGATTCACCCTGTATGAAATTTCTTACTGTAAATGGACTTGCTTCATTGGCATCACGTAACACGTGAAAACCAGGCCAATTTACTCTGTTTCCAGTATCAGCTCCACTACCTGTATTCATGTATTCTCCATAATATAATGTTGAAAGTGCAAAATTACCACTCCATTCTTTCCACCCTTGGGGGTGAATCAAACCATCCAAATCCGTCTTAATAAAAACTGTCCTTGAATATTTCTTCCACGGTCTTCCTAGGTAATTCTGGAAACTCCCTTTAACAGCACTGAACTCCGAAGATGGAGAAACTCGCGAATTTAGTATAGCAATCCCTGTATTTTCATTCGAGTCGTCTCTTCCCTGCGCTGTTATCATGTTAGATTGGTGACCCATTGGTCTCTTTACAAAAATGTCGCAGTTTTGAAACACGGCGGCTGCATCACCAAATATGAAGTCTACCGTGCCATATATGTGACAATCGCGATAAAATTGTCTCAGTGAGTGTACTAAGAGCGTGTCTTGATAACCTCTGAAGCTGCAACGATAGAAAATGGAGAGATCTGAGCCTGCTCTTAATGCCACTGCTTGATGTTTGTGTGGTCCTGCTGTGTTTTCAAATGTCATGTCCCTTGCCCAAAATCCATCAGCAGACACacctaaaatgaaaagaaaactGGGTTAAGTATGTAAGTCACTCAATGTGCAAAAAAAAGGTGTGGCTCAAAGTCATGAATAGAGTAAAATGAAAATCAGGGGAGGTTAGAGTTCAAATCTACAAAATATGCTAAGTTATTCCTTCTCATCTACCTAAGCTTTGGTGGAACGAGTTACTAGATGTTTGTGTATCGGGATGATGGACATGGTGGAATAGTTGAGGTGTGCGCAAACTGACTTGGACACCATCATTATATTTAAAGAGTGTCACTTAATAAAAGTCGATATGCTATAAGTTCTATTATATTCATGACTTaccaaatgtagctgagcttaaGGTGGTAGCTCCATCTCGGACATTTTTATTACCAGTCACAATAGTTTTGTCAATACCATCACCAACAAACATCAAATTCTTGAGTCccctttcaatttcaacattttcgCGGTATACACCAGATTTGACATATACAATTGTTCTTTCTGGTCGTGTCATCCGAGAGAGTGCAGCCACAGCCTCGTTGATAGTCTTGTAATTACCTGAACCATCTTGTGCAACGACTAGATCAGCTTTGGATGTGGCTGCATTCCATGATACCAAAAGCCCCCGACCTTCATTAGAGATTGGTCTCGGTCGTGCCCCTGTCACCAAAATGTTGTCGTTAATTAGTTTTGCTTGATTTCTAGAATTGCTACATGTTCTGTTCGTACTATCTGTGTTTTGTAAAGTTTTTGCACGCCTtaataagaaatacattaattcAATTTGTCTAAACTACTCTTATTTTTGTCAAATATCTTAGTTAAAATTCCAATTGGAACAATTAGTGTGAATTTGGCAAAAGAAAGTAATAAATGTTTCGTAGTTTACAAAAACGTcaaatattttgaaagattttgtttGCCAAAATGACTAATTGCAAGTATTTTAAGTATGTTTTACTAGGTAATCTACCTTATTTTCTAATGTAATTATTTCCGCTCAGAGGCGGAAGCACACGCCGACCTACGGGTTCGTTCAAAATCAATAACTTTTGCTCAAATAgtgtatttggtatttttaattcaagaaatatgTACAAATACTAAATCTAGAACCCAATCATAAACACTTGAAGTCGTGGTTCTAAAAATCCAGAATGGTTGTAATCCTAGCTACCTCTGATTCCACTCTTTGCAAAGAACGACAAAGAGTTAAACGTTTAAAATTCATTTGATTGTGTAAACATTATTTTAGAGCGAAATAACCGTGTATAGCAGAGCATACT of the Nicotiana tabacum cultivar K326 chromosome 7, ASM71507v2, whole genome shotgun sequence genome contains:
- the LOC107763717 gene encoding putative pectinesterase/pectinesterase inhibitor 36, whose product is MSSWSFTIFLLPLLILAIATNVVTSNQDLDEVIQRTRSGVLNAMKWAQGLKTLDKADRDGSTNFAGIECVKLYEDTEPRLAQLVSDEKYYSHDDAVTWLSAALASHRSCLDGLEEKGLIFKSEEARNLTLLLKDALFHYGQRLRSSRRANTRKGARPRPISNEGRGLLVSWNAATSKADLVVAQDGSGNYKTINEAVAALSRMTRPERTIVYVKSGVYRENVEIERGLKNLMFVGDGIDKTIVTGNKNVRDGATTLSSATFGVSADGFWARDMTFENTAGPHKHQAVALRAGSDLSIFYRCSFRGYQDTLLVHSLRQFYRDCHIYGTVDFIFGDAAAVFQNCDIFVKRPMGHQSNMITAQGRDDSNENTGIAILNSRVSPSSEFSAVKGSFQNYLGRPWKKYSRTVFIKTDLDGLIHPQGWKEWSGNFALSTLYYGEYMNTGSGADTGNRVNWPGFHVLRDANEASPFTVRNFIQGESWIPASGVPYLVDI